In Nocardioides ginsengisegetis, a single window of DNA contains:
- a CDS encoding SAM-dependent methyltransferase, producing MTLAPARQAANYWPGLDVIPSGPRSAVSSRVARRLFHAAVNRLDVTVHVDGETIGRGGPEATIHRSEEFYARIGRHQLIGFGEAYLTGAWDAEDLGAFLTVLAAEVQDLVPQNLQKLRAMVVARPPRMHRNSTKNTRGNIAHHYDLSNDLFELFLDESLSYSAALFESDVTTAHDHVGDHLVAGAPYAATHELFAEAQGRKIERLLDEAGVREGSRVLEIGSGWGELAIRAARRGAHVHTITLSTEQKALADARIADAGFSDRVEVELCDYRDVTGSYDAVVSVEMIEAVGWQYWPTYFETIDRVLAPGGRVGIQAITMPHDRMRATKNTFTWINKYIFPGGFLPSVQVIDEITRERTGLRLTGRLSMGAHYAATLRLWDETFQAGHDRVLELGFDETFLRMWHFYLEYSRGGFASGYIDVNQLTFTRPTDPQETAR from the coding sequence CGGCCAACTACTGGCCCGGCCTGGACGTGATCCCCTCCGGCCCCCGCTCCGCCGTCAGCTCGCGCGTGGCCCGCCGGCTCTTCCACGCCGCGGTCAACCGGCTCGACGTCACCGTGCACGTCGACGGCGAGACCATCGGCCGCGGTGGCCCCGAGGCCACCATCCACCGGTCCGAGGAGTTCTACGCCCGGATCGGCCGGCACCAGCTGATCGGCTTCGGCGAGGCCTACCTCACCGGGGCCTGGGACGCCGAGGACCTCGGTGCCTTCCTCACCGTGCTCGCGGCCGAGGTGCAGGACCTGGTCCCGCAGAACCTCCAGAAGCTGCGCGCCATGGTCGTGGCCCGCCCGCCGCGGATGCACCGCAACAGCACCAAGAACACCCGCGGCAACATCGCGCACCACTACGACCTCTCCAACGACCTCTTCGAGCTGTTCCTCGACGAGTCGCTGAGCTACTCCGCCGCGCTGTTCGAGTCCGACGTGACCACCGCCCACGACCACGTGGGCGACCACCTGGTCGCGGGGGCGCCGTACGCCGCGACGCACGAGCTCTTCGCCGAGGCGCAGGGCCGCAAGATCGAGCGCCTGCTCGACGAGGCCGGCGTCCGCGAGGGCTCGCGGGTCCTCGAGATCGGCTCCGGCTGGGGTGAGCTGGCCATCCGCGCCGCCCGCCGGGGCGCCCACGTCCACACCATCACCCTCTCGACCGAGCAGAAGGCCCTCGCCGACGCGCGGATCGCCGACGCCGGCTTCAGCGACCGCGTCGAGGTCGAGCTGTGCGACTACCGCGACGTGACCGGCTCCTACGACGCCGTCGTCTCGGTGGAGATGATCGAGGCGGTCGGCTGGCAGTACTGGCCGACCTACTTCGAGACGATCGACCGGGTGCTCGCGCCCGGCGGCAGGGTCGGCATCCAGGCGATCACCATGCCGCACGACCGGATGCGCGCCACCAAGAACACGTTCACGTGGATCAACAAGTACATCTTCCCCGGCGGCTTCCTCCCCTCGGTGCAGGTGATCGACGAGATCACCCGTGAGCGCACCGGGCTGAGGCTCACCGGCCGGCTGTCGATGGGCGCCCACTACGCCGCGACCCTGCGCCTGTGGGACGAGACGTTCCAGGCCGGTCACGACCGCGTGCTGGAGCTCGGCTTCGACGAGACGTTCCTGCGGATGTGGCACTTCTACCTCGAGTACAGCCGCGGCGGCTTCGCGTCGGGCTACATCGACGTCAACCAGCTCACCTTCACCCGCCCGACCGACCCGCAGGAGACCGCCCGATGA